In Nocardioides sp. WS12, the DNA window CGAGCTACCGCGCCACGCCATCAGCGACCCGGAACTCAAGGCGCGATTCGCCCACGGGCGGTAGCGGCGGACTGACGCACTCCACGAGCCGCGGAATCGGGTGGAGATCTTGTCAGGCGACCTAAACGGGGCTCTGAGCAGTGCAGTGCACTCTCCCAATGTTGGCCTTTCGCGGGCGAGCGCGCCGCCAACCGCCACGCAGGCGGCCTAGCCATGCGGCCGCGGCACCGGGTTGGTTCAGATCGGCGATTCCCGACAGGGCGACTGCCGACGGGGTAACGGATTTGTTGCAAAACATCGCTGCAACGGCACGCCGCTGACAGACTCTGTCAACCGCAACTTGCCAACGTGAGCGGGCGCACCACCGTGGAAACGCAACGGATGGGGACAGCGATGCCGGGCTCGGGGATTGTCCTGTGTCTGTTCGGCGTCCCGTCGATCGACCTCGGCGACAACCCCCACCCGCTGACGTCGAGCGCGGCCCGGCTCGCGGCATACCTCGCCCTTGGTCCACGTTCGGGCCGGATCCGCTCCCTCGCAGCCGCACACCTCTATCCCGACTCCCCACCGCCGCTGGCCCGGCGACGGCTCAACACTGCGGCTTGGCGGTTGAACCACGAGATACGGGCGGCGTACGGCGACGACCTGATCGTCACCCCGCACGGATCGCAGACCATTGGCATCGATGGTGCGGCACGGATCACCGTCGACGTGTGGGCGTTCAGTGACCTGGTCAGCGGTTTGGTGCGGGTGCCGCCACACGCGATCACGATCGCCGATGTCGAACGGTTGGAACAGGCCGTTCACCTCTATCGCGGGCAGCTCGCCCCGGCTGTCGAAGACGAGTGGGTGCTCGGCGAACGGGCCCGGATCGAGAACCTCTACCTGATCGCCCTCAGCCACCTGGTCCGGTACTACGGCACGGTGGCCGACGTCGAGGGCATTGCGCGCTTCGGCGAACGCGCGCTCGACGTCGAGCCGGTCCGCGAGGACATCCACCGCGCGCTGATGCGTGCCTACGCTGCCAGCGGGCGCCAAGACCTGGTGGAGAGCCAGTTCGAGCGCTGCCGGATCACCCTCCAGCGGGTGCTCCAGGTCGCCCCGATGCCGCAGACCGTGGAACTCTTTCGGCGGCTGGCGGCGCCGACCGATTTCGCGTGCGAGGAAGTGACCGCCTTGCTCGCCGACCTCAACCAGGCGCGGCGCGACCTGACCCAGGTCTGGGGGCGCCTGGACAGCGTCGTGGAGCGGGTGCAACGCCTGCGGTGATCGCCGCGTGATCAGCGCAGGCGCAGGGTGATCGACCGGTGATCCGGGCCGCGGAATCTGTCCGAGCCAGCTCCGCCACTCGCCCCGAAAGGCACCGCCATGAAGCAGACCGCCGAACCCGCCGCCACCACCCTGCTCAACACCACAGTCATCGGCCAACCCTGGCACGGCGACTACCGCCTCGGTCTCGGCGTCGACGCCGTGACCGGACAGCTCCGGGCCCGGGCCGTCGAGCCGTTCGAGGTGCAGAACGAGCCGCAGATGAGCCCCACCTACGTCTACTCCCTCATCGAGTCCGAGAGCGACGTTTCCAGCCTAGTCGCCGGGTCGGTCGAGGGCTCCTACAACATGGAAGGTGTCACGGTCGGCGCGAGCACGTCGTTCCTGGACTCGCTCGCCGTCTCCGAGCTGTCGGTCACCCTGATCGCGCAGATGACGATCAACCGCAGCCAGTACTCTCTTGCTCCGCACGACGGCTACAAGCTGGCCGTCGAGCCCGGCCACGACTTCCGTGAGAAGTACGGCGACTACTTCGTCGCCGGCTACCGCTCGGCTTCGGTGCTCTACGTGCTCTACCAGTGCCACTTCCGCACCGCCGAGGACCGACGCCAGTTCAGTCTCAAGTTCTCGGCCGAGGTGCCCCAGGTCTTCACCGCCAAGGGCAGCACCGAGTTCGAGAGCGCGGCGAAATCCTGCAACGCCACGATCAGCATCCGGATCACCGCCCACGGCGTCGACAGCGGCATCCCGACGCCGCCGTCCGAGGAGGGCTGGACCGCCGGCAACATCCTCAACATCCTGCTCCCCTGGTTCGACAAGAGTCGGTCCCTCCAACCGCTCGAGGCCTACCTCATGCACTACCGGGTGATCGACCCGGCGCTGTCGGGCGAGGTGCCGGTCAGCCCGCTCATCTTCTCCAAGCTGGCCTACCTCTACGACCGGTTCTGGCTGACCCGCGCACGCTGGGACACGGTGCCCGACTTCGGTCGACCCCTGGTCGAGCAGCGGTACAAGATGCTGGAGAAGACGATCGAGGCCCAGCAGGCGGCGCTGCCCGACAACCCGGAAGAGATCGAGAAGCTGACAGCGCAGACCACCGAACTGCTGGGGCTGTTCACCGCGATCCTCAACCGGCAGACCTTCTTCTCCCAAGTCCAGGCCGCGGTCCGCACCGAGCCCGAACGCAACCTCAGGATCGACGCCGACAAGGGCACCGTCCGCTGGTGCTACGGCTACGACGGCAGCAACCTGCCCGGCGTCACCATCGCCAGCCGCGGCGACCACGTCGCCGAAGACTGGAAGATCGGCTACCGGGAGCACACCTTCAACTTCCGCGACACCACGAAACTGATCGTCGGCTGGGACGTCGTGTGCAACTGGACCGACGGCACCGGCGGCGACTGGGAGAAGAGGTGCGACCACATCATCGGCCAGAACGCCGGCGAGATCTGGGTCAAGAGCGACTACGACCGCGGCTACTCCTGGTCGATCGCCTGGCACTACGTCGACGCCATCGACTACCCGACCGCAATCAGCTGAGCCAGAGGGAGCGCACACCATGAGCAGGTACACCTACTTCATCGTCAGCCCCGGCTACGACGCCGGCTCGTTCATCCGCTATCCCGATGGCGCCGAAGGCTGCTACGTCAAGTTCGGCGACACCAAGGACGTCTTCGACGAACCCGGCATCCGAGCCGCCTACATGACACACAACCCCGACATCGGGGTAGTGGCCGTGATGGGCTCCGACCTCTACCCGGAGCCGCCGTATCTCGGCACCCGCCTCAAGCAGTTCATCCGTACCGAGATCGGCATCGCGCCGGTACGCAACGGCGAATGGTTCTCGGTACAGACCCGGGCCATGGTCGGCCTGTTCAACGCCATGCTGGCGTGGAACAACCGCCATGTCACGCCCAGCAACCTCCAAGCGCTCCACGACACCCTCTCCAGGCACCTGCGCTAGCCGCACCCGCGTCACCACAGCGGCGGGCGGCGGTCCCTCAACGGGGCCGCCGCCTCGACGTGGGTGGCGAGGGCGAGCAGGAGCTCGTTTCTCGGCGGGGCGGGCGGCGAGCATAGTGCCGACTGACAGTTCGTTCTGCGACCTTCGGATTGACCACGTGGTCCGAAACTGGACGAGCGCGGAACCCCCGGGCCCGCTCGTCGCGATTGACATCGGCGGTCGACGACGCCGCGTCGCCACAAGGGCTCGCGTCATTCTGTCGCTTGTTCATGCAGCGAACCGGACCGAAGAGCTGCGACCCGTGAGCTTCGGGCGCGGACAAACTCTTCCTGTCGATCCAAGTAGGTGAGGTAGTCGTCCATCTTGCGGGCCAGTGCGTTGACTGTGAGATCGGCTGTGTCGTTGTCCAGGAGCCACCATCGGCCGGGTGCACGCGTTCGTCGGATCGTGATTGCCTTGCTCGCGGTGACGCTTGTCAGCTCCGGCGGCTACGTGTGGTTCTCGGCACGACAACACCCGAGTTGCTCGGCGTCTCTGACCTACAACGGCGTCTCGTACGAGTTCTATCAAGGACCGAGGAGATCGTTGCCCACGATGACCTCGGCGTCGGAATCGAGCGACGGTGTGGAGACACCGGTCGGTGGAGCGGCAAGGTCGCGATCTCCCGCATCGACGGCGTAGACCCGCGAGCAGCCCTCGTCGCACCGGTAGCTGCGAATGTTCTGTACAGCGCGCGGTGTCACGCTCGACGAACTCCCAGGCTCTGTCGCAGAGTTGGTCGCTCCGTAGCGGCGGGTAGGCGCCCGGTAACGGGAACGCGAAACGCGGCGGATTGGCGCGTCATTGCGCGCAGTAGATCCGGGCAGACCCACCAACCGACCGTGGAGCGCCCTCGAAGCGCTTGAACGCCCATCGCCGGCTCGGGAGGTGGAACGACGGGCTCGGGCGCCGGGAAGATGCCGTCGAGCTCGGCAGCCGCGGGAAGCTGATGGCTGGCAGTATTTGTGGTTGCGAAACTGGTGGCAATGTCGCTGCTGCACCTAGAAAAGCTGCGGCTCGGCGCCTTCTAGGGA includes these proteins:
- a CDS encoding bacterial transcriptional activator domain-containing protein, with protein sequence MSGRTTVETQRMGTAMPGSGIVLCLFGVPSIDLGDNPHPLTSSAARLAAYLALGPRSGRIRSLAAAHLYPDSPPPLARRRLNTAAWRLNHEIRAAYGDDLIVTPHGSQTIGIDGAARITVDVWAFSDLVSGLVRVPPHAITIADVERLEQAVHLYRGQLAPAVEDEWVLGERARIENLYLIALSHLVRYYGTVADVEGIARFGERALDVEPVREDIHRALMRAYAASGRQDLVESQFERCRITLQRVLQVAPMPQTVELFRRLAAPTDFACEEVTALLADLNQARRDLTQVWGRLDSVVERVQRLR